Genomic segment of Levilactobacillus namurensis:
TTACCACAAACTAGTGAAAAATCAGAAAGCTCTGTTTCAGCTCTAGGTGTCTTATTACTGGCTTTAGGAAGTTTAACCAGTTGGCTGACTTTCAGAAAAAAGTGGAAAGATTAACTAAACAATCTTGAAAGAACTAAAAGGTGGGAGTGAAATTAATCACTCCCACCTTTTAGTTCATAATAGGAGGTTCTACAAATGCATTATTTTATCACATCAAGAATTGACAGTTTAACTTCGGCCATTGAACTAGCCGAAATCAAGCGACTAAAACTTTTAAAGAGAGGGCAAATTACAAGTTTAATCCGAACAAGCCCGGAATCTTTCAATGGCAGTCTGTTGATGATGTATTTTTAATGGTCGTTGATTAATTAGTTCAAGTGCTGCTAGGATCTCATCAGTCGTTACTTGGCTAAAATTGGTCTTTTTCGGGAAGAACCAGCGTAACCGTCTATTAAAATATTCATTGGAACCTCGCTCCCATGGTGAATATGGATGGCAAAAATAAACTTTGATCTGATAATCCTGTTCTAAGGCCTGATAATTGGCAAACTCTTTACCATGATCAACAGTAATGGATTTTACTTGGGGACCGAAGGCCCCCATAAACTTGCCAAAGGCGGTGTTTGGTAGCGTCAAGAATCTTGTGTAAATGAAATGCCTTCGTACATATAATATGTATCTAACTTAAATAAATGATGCTTCCAAGGTGTCCTGGAGTCCTTTGAACCCTCGGTGGATCCGCTTCAGAGACTTCTCGTTATAAACATTAAACTGAGAAACCAGGAAGCGATCCAGTGAATCTTCCGTTGGAAATTGTTCTTTGTGGTGGGTGGTGCGCTTGAGATGCTTATTAAAGTTCTCAATCAGGTTAGTGGAGTATAGTGATTGCCGGATAGCTGGTGGAAAGTCCATGAAAGTGAGTAAATTCGGCATTTTAAGCAGATCTTTGATTAATTTGGGATAGGTCTGATGCCAGTTGTTGGCGAACTCATTCAGTTTCAGTTCGGCTGCTTCGCGGTTGGCGGCCCGATGAACTTGTTTAAAGTCACTGATCACGGCCTTGCGGTCTTTTACGCGAACTTTGTTCATCAGATTCCGCCCAACATGAACCAGGCAACGTTGTCGTTTGGCTTTAGGGAAATGCCGATTCAAGCCTTCATCCAAACCAACTAACCCATCGGCCACAAACAACAGCACATCTTTAACGCCCTGCTTGATCAAGGTTCCCAGCAGTTCAGTCCAGATTCCAGTCGATTCCGTTGGCGCCACTTGGTAGTTCAGCACTTCTTTCGTACCATCTGGACGAATGCCAATCGCAATATGAACGGCTTCTTTTTGAACGGTATCCCGCTTTAACGGCAAGTAAGTGGCATCTAAGAAGATGGCC
This window contains:
- a CDS encoding IS256 family transposase; translated protein: MNELTTEIIAALAQKQDLDEVFRHHLEIAINQLLQTELAEFLGYERYSYAGINTGNNRNGSYERSFDTKYGQLSLTIPRDRNGRFENHTLPAYGRHSDNLETTVIQLYTKGITTAEIAELIEKMYGAHYSKATVSNMTKAVNEQVQAFQQRRLASQYAAIFLDATYLPLKRDTVQKEAVHIAIGIRPDGTKEVLNYQVAPTESTGIWTELLGTLIKQGVKDVLLFVADGLVGLDEGLNRHFPKAKRQRCLVHVGRNLMNKVRVKDRKAVISDFKQVHRAANREAAELKLNEFANNWHQTYPKLIKDLLKMPNLLTFMDFPPAIRQSLYSTNLIENFNKHLKRTTHHKEQFPTEDSLDRFLVSQFNVYNEKSLKRIHRGFKGLQDTLEASFI